GTTCATGACGGCGATCTGGTCGCCGAGCGTCATCGCCTCGACCTGGTCGTGGGTGACGTACACCGTCGTCGTCGAGAGTTTGTCGTGGAGTTTGTTCAACTCGGCGCGCATCTGGACGCGGAGCTTCGCGTCGAGGTTCGACAGCGGTTCGTCCATCAGGAAGACGTCCGGTTTGCGGACGATCGCGCGGCCGAGCGCGACCCGCTGTTGCTGCCCGCCGGAGAGTTCGGCCGGCTTGCGATCCAGCAGGTCGTCGATCTGGAGCAAGTTCGCGGCCTCGTCAACGCGCTCTTCGATCGTCTTGTCGTCGACGCCCTGCTGTTCCAACCCGAAACGCATGTTCCCGCGAACCGTCTTGTGCGGGTAGAGCGCGTAGTTCTGGAACACCATGGCGATGTCGCGCTCGTACGCGCGCCGGTCGTTGACGACGTCGTCGCCGATTTCGATCGTACCGTCACTCGCACGCTCGAGGCCGGCGATCAGCCGCAGCGTCGTGGTCTTGCCACAGCCCGACGGACCCACCAGCACAGTGAAACTCTCGTCGGGAATCTCGAGCGAGACGCCGTCGACGGCGACGATGTCGTCGAACCGTTTTACCAGGTCGTCGAGTCGCACTTCAGCCATCTATACCACCGCCGGTAACCGTATGTCGTAATTCCATTGGTTTCGAACTCATTCTTTCACCGCCCCCTGCGTGAGGCCGCTCACGATGTACCGCTGGAAGAACAGCCCGAACAGGATGCCGGGCAGCGCGGCGATCATGCCGCCAGCGGCTAGGTGCGACCAGTCGACGAAATCGTCGGCGACAAACAGAGATACGGCGATCGGTAGCGTCTGCGACGCTTCGCTCCGGGTGAGCACCAGCGCGAAGATAAACTCGTTCCACGAGAAGATGAATGCGAGAATCGCCGTGGCGGCGATTCCGGGCTTGGCAACGGGAAGGACGATTTTCACGAACGCCTCCCAGGTGGAACAGCCGTCAACCTTCGCCTGTTCATCGAGCGACCGCGGCACCCCGTCGAAGTAGTTCTTCATGATCCAGACCGCGAACGGCAGGTTGAAGAACGTGTACGTCAGGATGAGCGCCACCCGAGTGTCGGTGAGATTGCCGGTCAGCCCGCCGATCAGCGGCGGACTCGACATTATTTGGAAGAACGGAACGATCAGCGCGATCGGCGGAATCATCCGCGCCGCCACGATCGAAAGCAGCAGCGCCTTGTTCC
The nucleotide sequence above comes from Halosolutus halophilus. Encoded proteins:
- a CDS encoding carbohydrate ABC transporter permease is translated as MSTKDSRFNRVAARVGLNTDDVWPSVVRERLLAYGLLLLYVIVIWFPIYYIFITSLKTQSEVLTIPITFVPQEPTAQNYIDIFRNRPFEAYTINSLIVASTTTVICVTLGTMTGYTFSRHNFLGNKALLLSIVAARMIPPIALIVPFFQIMSSPPLIGGLTGNLTDTRVALILTYTFFNLPFAVWIMKNYFDGVPRSLDEQAKVDGCSTWEAFVKIVLPVAKPGIAATAILAFIFSWNEFIFALVLTRSEASQTLPIAVSLFVADDFVDWSHLAAGGMIAALPGILFGLFFQRYIVSGLTQGAVKE
- a CDS encoding ABC transporter ATP-binding protein yields the protein MAEVRLDDLVKRFDDIVAVDGVSLEIPDESFTVLVGPSGCGKTTTLRLIAGLERASDGTIEIGDDVVNDRRAYERDIAMVFQNYALYPHKTVRGNMRFGLEQQGVDDKTIEERVDEAANLLQIDDLLDRKPAELSGGQQQRVALGRAIVRKPDVFLMDEPLSNLDAKLRVQMRAELNKLHDKLSTTTVYVTHDQVEAMTLGDQIAVMNGGQIQQVGPPTFVYSNPRNLFVADFLGSPSMNFLEGTVRRREDGLAVDLDSFQHEVPDEYHWAFEDSIGDDVVLGVRPEDVTLRPDGLPATVNVVEPQGEKTVLELGLGNGKTMKASIEPGGPVEVDDRVSIEFDRRSLHYFDSESGESLTFESEHGSKAESEEQLA